tttttttaaaaaaaaaacacgaatgGCTTGTTCTGGGAGACTTTTTGTCACATGATATGATGGACTAGACTAGTCGTTGATGACAGTGGGACTCTAGTGATGtaccaacatttttaaaaaatatttcttaatttgaaaggtaaagagaaagtgagagagttcttccatctgttgacttactCCTCAAAGGTTGCAATGACtggaggtggaccaggctgaagccagaagcctggactcCCATTTAGGCCTGTcacgtggatttcaaaattcagaGGTTAGGAGCCAGTATGGTgggtatagcaagctaagccttgacctgtggtgctagcatcccatataaatgccAGTTCCAGCCCAACTGCTTAATTTCCAATCCctctccctggttatggcctgggaaagcagtggaggatgacccaaggccttgggaccctgcacccgtgtgggagacctagagaaagctcctggatcctggctcagcTGTTGCTGTTGatatcatttggggagtgcaccagtaagtgaaagatctttctctgtccatttctttcgataaatctgcctttccaataaaagtaaataaatcttttgaaaaatccagagacaccaaaataagcatatatttcaatttcattttccatgatttaaaaaaaatatgtatttgtttttatttgaaaggttaatTTACAGAGAGTAAGCaaaagacagagaagtcttccatcaactggctaatcctctacctccaagtgccagcacccttataggcaccagttcatgtctcagctgctctacttcccttccagctccctgctaatgagccgagaaaagcaggagaggatgatccaagtccttgggcccttgcacccacgtgggagacctggaaaaaactccggctcctggcttcagatcaacttagctctggctattgcagccatttgggcagtgaaccagcggatgtaggatctttccctctgtctctttctctctgtaaatctgactttccaataaaaacaaatcaatcttaaaaaaagcttcCTTGGCCAATAATTtcccattgttctttttttttttttaagatttatttatttctattgcaaagtcagatatacagagaaaagaaaagacagagaaagatcttctgtccactgattcactccctaagtagccacaatggccaaagctgagacgatccgaagttgggagcctggagcctcttccgggtctcccatgtgggtgcagggtcccaaaactttgggccgtccttgactgctttcccaggtcacaagcagggagctggatggaaagtggggccaacaggacaaaaaccagcacccatttgggatcctggcacgtgcgaagtgaggactttacccaccaggctactgcactgggctcattTCCTGTTCTTAAATCCTGAGATAGCTTCACTAActccatgtttttattttaaaagatttatttattttttattgcaaagtcatatttgcagagggaaggacagagaggaagatcttccatccaatgattcactttccaagtaacctcaatggctggtgctgtgcctatccaaacccaggagcttcttccaggtctcccacgcgggtgcagggtcccaaggctttgggctgtcctccactgctttcccaggccacaagcagggaactggatgggaaatggagctgccaggattagaacctgtgcccatatgggatcctggcgtattcaaggtgaggactttagccactaggccgtcgCACTAGCCCCTGAACTCCATCTTTAGTGATCAGTATTAGTATTATGTTGTGACTCATTTGTATGGGGCAGTTGCGCCTTCCTTGCAGTGCCTGGATATACTGTATCCTAGGATGGTCAGAGTACAGTTCAACCTCATACCAAACAGCTGGGCTACAAAGGTTCTTCCGTTGGAGCTGGACCTGCACATGCCCCATTGATCATGGACAGGTGTTGCTGTCACAGGCCACAGTTTAGCTCTCTTCAGATTCTTGGCGGACAGGGAACAAAGCCAGTGGCCCTGGCTTCATGCACAACTTTGTCCTGAGCCTGCTTAGCACAAGGGGGACTGCTGTATTGCAGGGCCCACTGGGAGGACAACATGGTAGAAGAGCCCCCCTCCCCCGTTGACTATCTTAGGGAGTGTCATGTTACAGTGTCCTTGAAGAGAGGGCAGTCACAGTGCGTGAGACTAGCATATGGCTACATGCCCACTTGAGCACCATGCATGTACGGGTGGCCCTACGGTTCCCAGAGTTGTGCCCCTTGGGCCACATCAGCCAGGGTGAAAGATGTTGCCCCGTGGCTACTTGCGGCAGGCCCGTTTCCAGGGCTTGGTCTCATGTTGTATGACTGGCACTGTTTGTGCATCTGTTCCAACCTACATCCCAGAGCCTCATCATCCCAGGCTGACGCCTGGCCTCACCTTTCTCCTGAAAGAGAACTTCTGCTGCCTGCTCATGCGAGTTGATAAACCCTTttcctctggatttttttttcctaaccctTTTCCTCTGAATCCTTCTCCTGCTTAAAAGTCCATTTGGTGGACATTTTGGTCTTTGGTCCAATGGTGAAGTTGCCATGTGGCACACCACAGCCCAAACCTGAAtacctggtttgaatcccagctcctttGCCTCTAACCCAACTTTCTACTAATGCACACATTGGGAGGAGTGGCCAAgactcaaagacttgagccactgCCACCCCTGGGGAGATCCTGagggagttcccggctcctggctccagcctggaccaGTCATAGCTGTTACAGGCTTTTGAGGagaaaaccagtgaatgaaaggggtgtgtgtgtgtgtgtgtgtgtgtgtccatttatctatttgtgcctttcaaacaaaataatagtGTGTAACTGgcagggcctgtccaaggtggCGGGCAGAGAATGTCCCCAGTGGTACCCCCACTTCACACATGCTAAGCTCTtgccccttccccaggtgtcctGTACCATGTTGGTTCCAGTTAGCCCTGAGCAtgtgctccagccattgcatagGTTGCTTGCTCCTTGGAGACCCCCATTTGTTCACTTGGCCTTGcatgcacatgcatacacacaccccagatgccagccctgcttcctggcaTCCACCCCAACTACTCTCTCTGCAGCCAGATCTACTGCTATGGCGAGCTCCTACACCAGGTCCAGATGGCCAAGCTCTACCCAGATGACAAGGAGTTTGTGGACATGCCACTGTCCATGGCTCCAGGTGAGTACCTAGGGCCGCACCTGCTCCTCTACCTCCCACCTGCAGGAGGTGGAGAGGGGGCAGTACTAGGTGGAGCAGCCCTTCTGAACAGGGAGGAGCTGGGGACGCCCTGCCAACTGGCCCCTCTTGACCCCACGCTCCCCAGACCAAGTCCTGCAGAGTTTTGCTGAACTGGCTGCGAGCCACAACCACAGCATCCCCAGGCAGCAGCTCCAGGAGTTTGTCTGGGAGCACTTCCAGGCCGCTGGGCAGGAGCTGGAGTCCTGGACTCCTGAGGACTGGAAAGCGAGGTATGATGCTAGacagtggggaggagaggggcccCTGGGAGGGGGCCACCTCCCTGAACCCTGGGTTGAAGGGGTGCTGGTCCTTATTCAGTCCCCAGTTCCTGCAGAAGATCTCAGACGCCAGGCTGCGCACCTGGGCGGAACAGCTACATCTGCTCTGGAAAAACCTGGGGAAGAAGGTAGCTGTGTGGGACTGACCTGTGAGGGACCATGCCTGCTACACGACCGGGGAGGAATCTCCATCCTGGAGAACACCCTTCCCACACCTCCTGAGTCCCCAGACAGAAACCTCCTAGAAAGAACTTCTGAGGTCAAAATGAGAACTGCTAGCTCCTCCTCACTTTCCCTTCCCTGAGCTTGCAGGACGGCGTCCGTCTCAGGAGCAGTAGCTATTGCTATGGCTGCACCCCAAGCCCACCCAGCCCTGAGCTCAGTACTTTCTCTCCTCTGTTCTAAGGCTTGGACAGGGCAGTGACTCCATCCAaggctgcccaggcccagccaccccTCCCCTTCTGCTCGCCCTgtggcctgcacctgctggcctcaaGGGTGGCTCGGGGCTCCTCTGCTGGCTGCATGACTTTGCTCAGCAGCCAAGCTGGCAGGAATGAACACGGGCCCTTCTGCTGCCTCCTACGATGGCTGGACTAGCTGAGTCCCCACCCCCACTAAAACTAGTACCTGCGGTCATGGCCTGGGGCAGAGGAACCTGGGAGACCTTTGGCCCCAGCTGCCCCTCCTGGGCTCACTCTGCCTTGCTCCCGTCACTCATGTCTGCTTcacgggggggaggggagggaggggaagggttgGACTTCTAGTCCCACCTGGGCCACAGAACAGCCTATGTGGGCtctgcaggggagaggggagtgggAACTGGCACCTGCCATCCAGCCAGAGACACCCAAGTCACCTTACCACTGATGCTTGGCAGACACCTGCCAGGAACCCACTAGCTGAATGGCTGGATCTTCTACACATGCTTACACTGAGCAAGGACCTGAGAGACACATGGGTGGCCAGCGAGACTTCCAGGGGCTCGGCCCTGCCCACACAGCCCGCAGCACAGGGCCAGAGCCTCTGGAGTCTTCCGCAGCTGCTGCCTCACCTCAGGGATTCTCCTGCCCGCAGATGAAGCCAGACGTGCTGAGCCAACCTGAGCGATTCTCTCTTATCTACTCGAAAAACCCATTCATTGTGCCTGGTGGGCGCTTTCTTGAGTTCTACTACTGGTATGTGCCCACGCCCAAGATGCCAGGGAGCTGGGGCGAGGGGTGGCTGTGCCGGGCAGAGAACAACCATGGGTAATGACTCCATTGTCCTCCAGGGACTCCTATTGGGTCATGGAAGGGCTGCTGCTCTCTGAGATGACAGAGACGGTCAAAGGCATGCTACAGAACTTCCTGGACCTGGTGAAAGAGTAagaggggtggggcaggagctCCGGGGCTGCAGCTGCTAGGCAACCAGAAGGCACCTCAGCCGGTCTCTGTCCCACAGCTACGGGCACATCCCCAATGGCGGGCGAGTGTACTACTTGCAGCGCAGCCAGCCCCCACTCCTGACGCTCATGATGGACCGATACATCAATCACACTGATGACATCACCTTCCTACggtggagacccccaccccacacctcaGACCTCCCTGGGCCAGGCATAGGAGCATGGGGAAGGAGGTTGTGTGGGTGGACTGAGGCAGTGCCCATGCCTCCCCAGGGAGAACATTGAAACCTTGGCCTTGGAATTGAACTTCTGGGCAGAAAACAGGACCATCTCCGTGAGCTCAGGGGAAAGAAACTATACCCTGAACCGTTATTACGTCCCTTATGGGGGGCCCAGGTGAGGATTGGCCCAGCTCCCCTCAACCTCTCGCCACTTACTCTGGTTGGGGCCGCATGTCACCCCTGGGCAAGGGAGAGGCTGGTTCAGTCTGGCCTCCCTGGGTGTCCTTGGCAGACCCAGGCTGGGAAGTCAGGGTCAGCTGAGCCAGGGTGCTCACTTCTCCCTTTTGGGCCAGGCCTGAGTCCTACAGCAAAGATGCAGAGCTGGCAGACACTTTGCCTGAAGGTGAGCAGTGGAGGGGGGCAAGAGACAGCATGACCCCAGAGCCTGGTCCCTTGCTtgctgcagccaagcctggcCTGGATGTCCTCCCCCCACCTGTTCCGTCCTCACAGGGAGCCAGGAGAGCCTGTGGGCCGAGCTTAAGTCTGGGGCCGAGTCTGGCTGGGACTTCTCCTCACGCTGGCTGGTGGGAGGCCCGGACCCTGACTCGCTCAGCAGCATTCGGACCAGCAGGATGGTGCCCGTCGACCTGAATGCCTTCCTGTGCCAAGCCGAGGAGTTGATGGGCAACTTCTACAGCAGATTGGGTGGGTGAGCTCCCGGGAAGCTAGGGCTGCAGCTGAGGCCCCAGCCTTGGCAAACAGAACTGCCCAGGAAGGACTGCCAGGGTGAGGGCACCTAGCCAGCTCATGGCCTCCCCCTACAGAGAACAGCTTCCACTCCAGAGGATCAGAGTTAAGAGGGAACACACCTGAGCCCCCTTACATAAGGGTGCCTAGAGTCTGTGCAGGGACACCCTCATTCACACATCCATACTTTCCCAACAGCCACCCGTGGTGGGGGACCCACAGAACTAGGGGAGCCAGATGGCCAGTGTGTCTGCAGGATGAGCCCAGGAAGCAAGCCAGTCTTGGCtctgggggcagagcagggccaTTTGGCTAAGGGAACTGGAGGGCCCTGCAGGTTGGAAAGGAAGTGGGTGCCAAGGATTCCTTACTTCAGGGAGGAAGATGGAGCAGAGCTGTCTAGTGTTGGGGGGCAAGGCTCTGTGAGCTCCCTCTGAAGGCAGCGCTGCCCCAGGAAATAACTCCCAGGCGACCAAGTACAGGAACCTGCGGGCCCAGCGGGAGGCAGCCCTGACAGCCCTGCTATGGGACGAAGACAAGGGCTCCTGGTTTGATTATGATCTCGAGAACCAGAGGAAGAATTACGAGTTTTACCCATCCAACCTCACTCCACTCTGGGCCGGCTGCTTCTCTGACCCTGGTGTCGCAGACAGAGCTCTGAAGTACCTGGAGGTGAGGGGACAGCAGCCGGGTCTGTCTGTTCCCCACTACATCACCCCTCCCGCGGACTCCAGAGAGCAAAGACCTGAGAGGTGGCAGCATCCCCCCACTCCAGAGAGCAAGGACCTGGGAGATGGCAGCATCCCCCAACTCCAGGGAGCAGGGACCTGGGAGATGGCAGCAGCCCCCCACTCCAGGGAGCAAGGACCTGGGAGGTGGCACCGCCACCCTGCTGTCTGCTAGTCagcctgcatgtcccagggtggcCACAAGGGGGCGGCCGCGGGCCACGAAGAGGTGGCTGAGGCGGTGCCCattctcctggggtccagcaccctggctcctcctgcagcccccaccacAGCCACTGTGATTTTGGAACCTTCTAGCACAGCCAGATCCTGAGCTACCGGCACGGCATCCCCACTTCTCTTCGGAACACAGGCCAGCAGTGGGACTTCCCCAACGCCTGGGCCCCCCTGCAGGACGTGGTCATCAGAGGTAGGGAGGCCAGAGGGGCCACAGCCCAGGGCCTGAGGAGTGAGCTGCGGAGGAGACCCCtcgccttcctctccctcctctgctccccGGGCCTCCCACCTGGCGCCCCCTCCCCACTTGCCCCGTCCCTGGGCTGAGGACAGGTGGGATCCAGGGAGAGGGTGTCAGGGCCCAGGCCTCCCCTCCCTGGggcctctgctgtgtgtgtgatgggagCTGTGGGGATTCAGAGTCCTGTCCCCGGGGGGGTGGGTCTAGGCCTGGCCAAGTCAACTTCACCCCAGACGCAGGAAGTGGCTTTCCAGCTGGCTCAGAGCTGGATTCGCACCAACTTTGATGTCTACTCTCAGAAGTCAGTCATGTATGAGAAGGTGAGCTCTGCCGGGGTCGCCCCCAGTCGCACTGGGGTGTCCTTCCCAGGTGTGGAGGGATGGTCCAGAACAGTGGCGACACCCAGTGGCCATTCCTGGGCACTGCAGGGGCCGGGCTGTGGCAGGAGGGGCTGCTCCCTGTAGGCGGTTTccctggggctggcctggtggctggTGGGACCACAGCCTGACCTTCTCTCCATCCTCTTGTCCCCAGTATGACATCAGCAACGGTGGGCAGCCAGGCGGAGGAGGGGAGTATGAAGTCC
The sequence above is a segment of the Ochotona princeps isolate mOchPri1 chromosome 4, mOchPri1.hap1, whole genome shotgun sequence genome. Coding sequences within it:
- the TREH gene encoding trehalase isoform X2, with protein sequence MPGSTWELHLLLLLALGLGSQQALPPPCESQIYCYGELLHQVQMAKLYPDDKEFVDMPLSMAPDQVLQSFAELAASHNHSIPRQQLQEFVWEHFQAAGQELESWTPEDWKASPQFLQKISDARLRTWAEQLHLLWKNLGKKMKPDVLSQPERFSLIYSKNPFIVPGGRFLEFYYCYGHIPNGGRVYYLQRSQPPLLTLMMDRYINHTDDITFLRENIETLALELNFWAENRTISVSSGERNYTLNRYYVPYGGPRPESYSKDAELADTLPEGSQESLWAELKSGAESGWDFSSRWLVGGPDPDSLSSIRTSRMVPVDLNAFLCQAEELMGNFYSRLGNNSQATKYRNLRAQREAALTALLWDEDKGSWFDYDLENQRKNYEFYPSNLTPLWAGCFSDPGVADRALKYLEHSQILSYRHGIPTSLRNTGQQWDFPNAWAPLQDVVIRGLAKSTSPQTQEVAFQLAQSWIRTNFDVYSQKSVMYEKYDISNGGQPGGGGEYEVQEGFGWTNGVALMFLDRYGDRLRSGTQLTTLAPQCLTAALLFNLLLR
- the TREH gene encoding trehalase isoform X3, whose amino-acid sequence is MPGSTWELHLLLLLALGLGSQQALPPPCESQIYCYGELLHQVQMAKLYPDDKEFVDMPLSMAPDQVLQSFAELAASHNHSIPRQQLQEFVWEHFQAAGQELESWTPEDWKASPQFLQKISDARLRTWAEQLHLLWKNLGKKMKPDVLSQPERFSLIYSKNPFIVPGGRFLEFYYWDSYWVMEGLLLSEMTETVKGMLQNFLDLVKEENIETLALELNFWAENRTISVSSGERNYTLNRYYVPYGGPRPESYSKDAELADTLPEGSQESLWAELKSGAESGWDFSSRWLVGGPDPDSLSSIRTSRMVPVDLNAFLCQAEELMGNFYSRLGNNSQATKYRNLRAQREAALTALLWDEDKGSWFDYDLENQRKNYEFYPSNLTPLWAGCFSDPGVADRALKYLEHSQILSYRHGIPTSLRNTGQQWDFPNAWAPLQDVVIRGLAKSTSPQTQEVAFQLAQSWIRTNFDVYSQKSVMYEKYDISNGGQPGGGGEYEVQEGFGWTNGVALMFLDRYGDRLRSGTQLTTLAPQCLTAALLFNLLLR
- the TREH gene encoding trehalase isoform X1, which translates into the protein MPGSTWELHLLLLLALGLGSQQALPPPCESQIYCYGELLHQVQMAKLYPDDKEFVDMPLSMAPDQVLQSFAELAASHNHSIPRQQLQEFVWEHFQAAGQELESWTPEDWKASPQFLQKISDARLRTWAEQLHLLWKNLGKKMKPDVLSQPERFSLIYSKNPFIVPGGRFLEFYYWDSYWVMEGLLLSEMTETVKGMLQNFLDLVKDYGHIPNGGRVYYLQRSQPPLLTLMMDRYINHTDDITFLRENIETLALELNFWAENRTISVSSGERNYTLNRYYVPYGGPRPESYSKDAELADTLPEGSQESLWAELKSGAESGWDFSSRWLVGGPDPDSLSSIRTSRMVPVDLNAFLCQAEELMGNFYSRLGNNSQATKYRNLRAQREAALTALLWDEDKGSWFDYDLENQRKNYEFYPSNLTPLWAGCFSDPGVADRALKYLEHSQILSYRHGIPTSLRNTGQQWDFPNAWAPLQDVVIRGLAKSTSPQTQEVAFQLAQSWIRTNFDVYSQKSVMYEKYDISNGGQPGGGGEYEVQEGFGWTNGVALMFLDRYGDRLRSGTQLTTLAPQCLTAALLFNLLLR